A single Phaenicophaeus curvirostris isolate KB17595 chromosome 26, BPBGC_Pcur_1.0, whole genome shotgun sequence DNA region contains:
- the PSMB3 gene encoding proteasome subunit beta type-3, translating to MSIMSYNGGAVMAMKGKNCVAIAADRRFGIQAQMVTTDFQKIFPMGERLYIGLAGLATDVQTVAQRLKFRLNLYELKEGRQIKPQTFMSMVSNLLYERRFGPYYTEPVIAGLDPITHEPFICSLDLIGCPMITDDFVVSGTCSEQMYGMCESLWEPDMEPDHLFETISQAMLNAVDRDAISGMGVVVHVIEKDKITTRTLKARMD from the exons ATG TCTATTATGTCCTATAACGGTGGGGCCGTAATGGCCATGAAGGGGAAGAACTGCGTGGCTATTGCCGCAGACCGGCGGTTCGGGATCCAGGCGCAGATGGTGACCACAGACTTCCAGAAGATTTTCCCTATGGGAGAAAGACTCTATATTGGATTGGCAGGACTGGCCACCGACGTGCAGACAGT TGCCCAGAGGCTGAAATTCAGGCTGAATCTCTACGAGCTGAAGGAAGGCCGGCAGATCAAACCACAGACGTTCATGAGCATGGTTTCCAACCTGCTCTACGAGAGACG GTTTGGCCCTTACTACACAGAACCCGTCATCGCCGGGCTGGACCCCATCACCCATGAACCTTTCATCTGCTCCCTGGACCTGATCGGGTGCCCGATGATAACTGATGACTTTGTGGTCAGCGGCACCTGCTCCGAGCAGATGTACGGAATGTGCGAGTCCCTCTGGGAGCCCGACATG GAACCCGACCACCTCTTCGAAACCATCTCGCAGGCCATGCTGAACGCGGTGGACAGAGATGCCATCTCCGGCATGGGTGTGGTTGTACACGTAAT TGAAAAAGACAAGATCACCACCAGGACGCTGAAAGCTCGCATGGACTAG